In Ignavibacteriales bacterium, one DNA window encodes the following:
- a CDS encoding DUF4373 domain-containing protein, with amino-acid sequence MKWFHHDCAARHDPKLRMLAAKHGLEGWAIFWALLEEIGEDSDTFHLKIMEFSKKSDKSFANLLEDPRKESENLFDSSVDLPKIPRLPAKTLAKNLFTTSKTLTAVIRTCVSIGIFDQQKWLSFNVLYSPSFEQRADDYTRRIQRRHALSAAEGAQSVRTNSEQSSNSVRTLSEQNLESLRTKSGKVHLETEAEQIQKENRNRRNMFVKDANEENLISTSCQQGLVTNYSHLIELSQDAFFEYSAKVHSELSDWNDGRSNKFDWNPTEPELRKLFLGGDQTHKETLCYSAYNLLGEKTHYAELVLRAVHLMLKASAKTRITNPFGWMWTCLHGNGDGTHPWVQLLTADEENSVASLLRRRVRDNHPP; translated from the coding sequence ATGAAATGGTTTCATCACGACTGCGCAGCACGACACGATCCGAAGCTCCGGATGCTTGCAGCTAAACATGGCCTGGAGGGTTGGGCAATTTTCTGGGCACTTCTGGAAGAAATCGGCGAAGACTCCGACACTTTTCATTTAAAAATCATGGAATTCTCAAAAAAATCAGACAAATCTTTCGCGAATCTTCTGGAAGATCCCCGCAAAGAATCCGAGAACCTGTTCGACAGCAGCGTCGACCTCCCGAAAATTCCGAGACTTCCTGCAAAAACTCTGGCAAAAAATCTCTTCACAACCTCAAAAACACTCACAGCCGTCATCCGCACCTGCGTTAGTATCGGCATCTTCGATCAGCAGAAGTGGTTGAGCTTCAACGTGTTATACAGCCCATCGTTCGAACAGCGTGCAGACGACTATACGCGACGAATTCAAAGAAGGCATGCCCTGAGCGCAGCAGAAGGGGCGCAGAGTGTTCGGACAAACTCCGAACAAAGTTCGAACAGTGTTCGAACACTGTCCGAACAAAATCTGGAGTCGCTTCGGACAAAGTCCGGAAAAGTTCACCTAGAAACAGAAGCAGAACAGATACAGAAGGAGAATAGAAACAGAAGAAACATGTTTGTTAAAGACGCCAATGAAGAAAATCTGATATCCACATCTTGTCAACAGGGCCTTGTCACAAATTACAGTCACCTGATCGAACTCTCTCAGGATGCATTCTTCGAATACAGCGCCAAGGTGCATTCCGAACTTTCCGACTGGAATGATGGCCGATCAAACAAGTTCGATTGGAATCCGACTGAGCCGGAACTCCGCAAACTCTTCCTCGGAGGCGATCAGACACACAAGGAGACATTGTGCTACAGCGCCTACAACTTGCTCGGCGAGAAGACTCACTATGCCGAACTCGTACTGCGTGCAGTGCACTTGATGCTCAAAGCCAGTGCGAAAACTCGAATCACCAATCCATTCGGCTGGATGTGGACCTGCCTCCATGGCAACGGCGATGGCACTCACCCCTGGGTCCAGCTGCTCACCGCTGACGAGGAGAACAGCGTGGCATCCCTGCTCCGCCGCCGCGTCCGTGATAATCACCCTCCGTAA
- a CDS encoding TolC family protein yields MDDTLYNVGTMDSLELCILRLDIKKAEEKVNETSFWRRLIPQVHLSASLGMHDLMFIDPTSFTPYILPRDAYRLTLSISLNEVFLSPTHVQAIIDLERLKAALSLRTIQNIHVRRLLEQQLAALQEQSESLEKELSIVEELLQFNELRFQQGRIEYDALARTKLELLSLQRSIQRIHQQHSELQLKLSSQPTPSFLRGAGGSNAQ; encoded by the coding sequence TTGGACGACACTCTATATAATGTCGGTACGATGGATAGTCTCGAGCTTTGCATCTTGCGGCTCGACATCAAGAAGGCAGAAGAAAAGGTGAATGAAACCAGTTTCTGGCGTCGGCTCATCCCCCAGGTTCACTTGTCGGCCAGCCTCGGTATGCACGACCTGATGTTCATCGATCCGACTTCCTTCACACCATACATTCTGCCTCGGGATGCTTACAGATTGACGCTCAGCATTTCACTGAACGAGGTCTTTTTATCTCCAACGCATGTGCAGGCAATCATCGATCTCGAGAGACTCAAAGCGGCTCTATCGCTCCGAACGATTCAGAACATTCATGTTCGCAGATTACTCGAGCAGCAACTCGCCGCACTGCAGGAGCAATCCGAATCACTCGAAAAGGAACTCTCAATAGTCGAAGAGTTGCTCCAATTCAACGAGCTTCGCTTCCAGCAAGGAAGAATCGAATACGATGCACTCGCGAGAACCAAACTGGAACTCCTGAGCCTCCAGCGATCCATCCAACGAATCCACCAACAGCACTCAGAGCTGCAACTGAAGCTATCAAGCCAACCTACCCCCTCTTTCTTAAGGGGGGCTGGGGGGTCCAATGCTCAATGA
- a CDS encoding site-specific integrase, with the protein MRETANEIQSTLAAFIGYLRRKNMSDRTISAYTSDVNSFLRQNAKDTGSAKLSSIMAIQTKDVEDYLLGLAKSGLNFPSVRRASFALKNFFLFLVQQGSIQQNPLSTLTVHPVRGALLSYDQIVAIYHYLNRRQHSGEESDVLRYLRDELIVSLMLFYDVPQYRLCTLQLSSLRTTNKSVSLIISTKSTIQLHLAMLRKLRAYLERRKTVSDFVFLENFSDQPIHRMTIRHTLNELGSTLGIDCTHKTLRDTCAHLQQHPEARETLIQKVLTVGQTHNYAGSPNA; encoded by the coding sequence ATGAGGGAGACAGCCAACGAAATCCAATCCACCCTGGCTGCATTCATCGGATATCTCAGGAGGAAGAACATGTCGGATCGAACAATCAGCGCCTACACCTCGGACGTCAATAGCTTCTTGCGCCAAAATGCCAAGGACACAGGATCAGCAAAGCTCAGTTCCATCATGGCAATTCAAACAAAGGACGTGGAGGACTACCTCCTTGGCTTGGCAAAGTCCGGACTCAATTTTCCATCCGTCAGACGAGCCTCTTTTGCGCTGAAGAATTTCTTCCTTTTCCTCGTCCAGCAGGGATCGATACAACAGAATCCCCTCTCGACGCTCACTGTTCACCCGGTCAGAGGCGCCCTTCTCTCATACGACCAGATTGTGGCCATATATCACTATCTGAACAGACGCCAACATTCGGGGGAGGAATCTGATGTTCTCCGCTATCTTCGGGACGAACTCATCGTATCGCTGATGCTCTTCTATGACGTCCCGCAGTATCGACTCTGTACGCTTCAATTGTCCTCGCTTCGGACCACCAACAAGTCTGTCTCTCTTATTATCAGCACAAAGTCCACGATTCAACTCCACCTGGCCATGCTCCGCAAACTCCGAGCATACTTGGAACGCCGAAAGACCGTGTCCGACTTCGTCTTCCTGGAGAATTTCTCCGACCAGCCTATCCACAGAATGACCATAAGACATACGCTTAATGAGCTGGGTTCAACTCTGGGCATCGACTGCACGCACAAGACGTTGCGTGACACCTGCGCGCACCTGCAGCAGCACCCAGAGGCCAGAGAGACGCTCATTCAGAAAGTGCTGACTGTCGGACAGACCCACAACTATGCTGGCTCCCCAAATGCGTAA
- a CDS encoding VWA domain-containing protein, which translates to MRLFALTLFLTVALPSATIAQAKVTRVDYVFLIDVSASMVGQAGHTNIFPSVKKTIQEFVSQIQPGSRVLLFPFAEKTLGVKTFEVNSVQDANAIQAYVDALNAGGQATAIFNSVEEVLRTVDLMRQQEKEQRPVVFFVYTDGDDNVSKGWTLSSILNHFNLKRGKDDWLFYTELGLPRDPNKEAQFKKFERMQYVQERAGNVHPIIQVETVIPLLNFGNLKQTPRTTRIEKFIVRAKDSLPTNYTVTIEPEFANLKSQGAYADVSPHTFYPAENVNLDFSLVNSQGMKEGNYTGRFHLVSSDPLVIVVPDEIEVGFLFEPERIVQIVPASGGVFPLSLGDQKLARDEVIESKKTFLLRFNLQAEQAGEKMKVRVTENDANPQHLDLGTDLSILQIHGSEGLVGSEVKQLVFVFRGKSDLSAGSYSGQIVFEGQNLRIEGAGLDDVKGNPQAKSLSWSFHLASPPWTWWVWMLAVVATLLCLLLLAYTAYCLKEGVGPIEGVESLSATWFPVLEGELEVLEPEAKQDTHSLRGRKEVKVGAGGDILAEIDGGFRMELATYLGRRVIKITASEDSVVKVDGSPIFTEHIFDGQLIEFGKVVRAKIRYNNIRLPKPD; encoded by the coding sequence TGCCGTCCGCCACAATTGCTCAGGCTAAAGTGACGCGCGTTGATTACGTGTTCCTAATTGATGTTTCGGCTTCAATGGTGGGACAAGCCGGACATACTAATATTTTCCCGTCGGTCAAAAAAACTATTCAGGAATTTGTGTCTCAGATTCAACCTGGCTCAAGGGTTCTCCTTTTTCCGTTCGCTGAAAAAACCCTTGGGGTAAAAACATTCGAAGTCAATAGCGTCCAGGACGCCAATGCAATTCAGGCATATGTTGACGCTTTGAACGCCGGCGGCCAGGCCACAGCGATTTTCAATTCGGTCGAAGAAGTGCTTCGAACTGTCGACCTCATGCGACAACAAGAAAAAGAACAAAGGCCGGTCGTGTTTTTTGTCTACACGGACGGCGATGACAATGTTAGCAAAGGATGGACTCTCTCAAGTATTTTGAATCACTTCAATCTCAAACGGGGCAAGGATGATTGGCTCTTCTACACAGAACTTGGACTTCCGCGCGATCCTAACAAAGAAGCACAGTTCAAGAAATTCGAAAGAATGCAGTATGTCCAGGAAAGAGCTGGCAATGTTCATCCGATAATCCAAGTTGAAACCGTGATACCGCTATTGAACTTCGGCAACTTGAAACAGACGCCAAGAACAACAAGAATAGAGAAGTTCATAGTTCGCGCAAAGGATTCACTGCCCACCAACTATACCGTAACTATAGAACCTGAATTCGCCAACCTAAAATCGCAAGGGGCTTATGCAGACGTCTCGCCACACACGTTCTATCCAGCCGAGAACGTCAATTTGGATTTTTCGCTTGTTAACTCACAAGGAATGAAAGAGGGCAATTACACCGGCCGTTTCCACCTAGTATCGAGCGACCCTTTGGTAATTGTCGTGCCTGATGAGATTGAAGTCGGGTTCCTTTTTGAACCGGAAAGAATCGTTCAAATAGTCCCTGCAAGCGGTGGTGTATTCCCACTTTCTCTGGGAGACCAGAAGCTCGCTCGGGACGAAGTGATTGAATCGAAGAAGACCTTTCTCCTTCGATTTAACCTACAAGCGGAGCAGGCCGGTGAAAAGATGAAAGTCCGCGTGACGGAGAATGACGCCAATCCCCAGCACTTGGACCTAGGAACTGACCTTTCAATACTTCAGATACACGGATCTGAAGGGTTGGTTGGTTCAGAGGTCAAACAGCTTGTATTCGTTTTCAGAGGCAAATCCGATCTCTCCGCTGGTTCTTACAGCGGCCAGATAGTTTTCGAAGGGCAAAACCTGCGGATAGAGGGGGCCGGGCTTGATGACGTAAAAGGGAATCCTCAAGCAAAGAGCTTGAGTTGGAGTTTCCATTTGGCGTCCCCTCCGTGGACATGGTGGGTTTGGATGCTTGCTGTGGTTGCGACTCTTCTTTGTCTGCTACTTCTGGCTTACACTGCGTACTGTTTGAAGGAAGGAGTCGGTCCCATTGAGGGCGTAGAAAGCCTATCGGCTACGTGGTTCCCAGTCCTTGAAGGTGAACTCGAGGTTCTCGAACCGGAAGCTAAACAGGACACGCATAGCCTGAGAGGTCGAAAAGAAGTCAAAGTCGGTGCCGGTGGTGACATCTTAGCTGAAATCGACGGTGGCTTTCGCATGGAGCTTGCCACTTATTTGGGTAGACGCGTTATCAAGATCACTGCAAGCGAAGATAGCGTCGTGAAGGTCGACGGTTCCCCAATATTCACTGAGCATATCTTTGATGGCCAGCTGATTGAATTTGGCAAAGTCGTTCGGGCAAAAATTAGGTACAACAACATTCGTCTTCCGAAACCGGACTGA